Proteins found in one Oreochromis niloticus isolate F11D_XX linkage group LG22, O_niloticus_UMD_NMBU, whole genome shotgun sequence genomic segment:
- the LOC109196328 gene encoding uncharacterized protein LOC109196328, with protein sequence MLTVLQIRIMNSHIAEYFNRGFTNEEILALLAESHGITISLRTLERILHNNRLWRRKNKTEVGEVAVFIQAQLATSGQCHGYRWMHQKCWMNGIVTDRETVRLLLRLFDGEGVDLRSRRRLRRRVYHSRGPNYVWHIDGYDKLKPFGIAISGCIDGFSRSVIWLDAYKTNNDPRVIAGYFMDAVIQQGGCPDRVRLDLGTENVHVAHMQRFLHFTDNEPEREHVIFGASTGNQRIERWWLILRSQCIQYWIELFDKLREDGHFSDSFLDKSLVQFCFLHIIQEELNEVALAWNDHRMRPVHNSRSPYGRPSFMYALPDIYGARDCLKHINMDKVEACLEECVFKDFPCEEDVFHLCVELMSEHNLDFSDDVFHTVDLYVKLRQLMLTELELLP encoded by the exons ATGCTAACAGTATTACAGATACGGATCATGAATTCACACATTGCTGAGTATTTTAACCGTGGCTTCACAAATGAGGAGATTCTTGCGTTATTAGCTGAATCACATGGCATTACTATCAGCCTTCGTACACTTGAAAGGATTTTACACAACAACCGACTTTGGCGcagaaagaacaaaacagagGTGGGAGAGGTGGCAGTTTTTATACAAGCACAACTGGCAACCTCAGGACAGTGTCATGGGTATCGTTGGATGCACCAGAAGTGTTGGATGAATGGCATTGTTACTGACAGAGAAACCGTTCGTCTTCTGCTCCGTTTATTCGATGGAGAAGGTGTGGATTTGAGGTCACGTAGACGACTGCGGAGGCGAGTGTATCATAGCAGAGGCCCCAACTATGTGTGGCATATCGACGGCTACGATAAGCTGAAGCCATTTGGGATTGCAATCAGTGGATGCATTGACGGCTTTTCAAGGAGTGTAATATGGCTAGACGCTTACAAGACAAATAATGACCCGAGAGTAATTGCTGGCTACTTCATGGATGCCGTGATTCAACAAGGTGGTTGCCCTGATCGAGTGAGATTAGATCTAGGAACAGAAAACGTCCATGTGGCTCACATGCAACGATTTTTGCACTTTACAGACAATGAACCAGAAAGAGAGCACGTCATATTTGGAGCAAGTACAGGAAATCAACGCATTGAAAGATGGTGGCTAATCTTACGAAGCCAGTGTATCCAGTACTGGATTGAACTATTTGACAAACTAAGAGAGGATGGCCACTTCTCAGACTCTTTCTTGGACAAATCATTGGTCCAGTTCTGTTTTCTTCACATTATACAG GAAGAATTAAATGAAGTTGCTTTGGCCTGGAATGACCACAGAATGCGCCCAGTCCACAACTCCCGAAGTCCTTACGGCCGACCATCTTTTATGTATGCCCTCCCAGACATTTATGGCGCGAGGGACTGTCTCAAACATATCAATATGGACAAAGTTGAAGCCTGCCTTGAAGAATGCGTGTTCAAAGACTTTCCATGTGAAGAGGATGTTTTTCATCTCTGTGTAGAACTCATGTCAGAACATAACCTGGACTTCTCAGATGATGTGTTTCATACA